The following nucleotide sequence is from Vicinamibacteria bacterium.
GGGCGTGGTGATGGTTCCCACCCTTACGGTTCTCTCCAACGCCGTGGGGATGGTCGGCGGCTATTTGGTCTCGACGCTCACCCTTCGACTGGCGACGAGCCTCTACTGGCATTCGGCGCTCGACGCCATTCGCCTTCACGACCTGTTCATGGGGCTCGCCAAACCGTTCGTGTTCGGATACATCATCGTCACCGTGGGCTGCTACCAGGGCCTGACCACCACCGGAGGAACGAGAGGCGTCGGAGAGTCGACCACCCAATCGGTGGTCGTCGCATCCGTCCTCATTCTGGCGAGCGACTACTTCCTGAATCTGCTCATCCTCAAATTCGTTTACCCCTGAATCATGCCCGCGACAGTGATTGCGTTCCGTAACGTCGATTACGCCTATCCGGGGACCGACGACCTGGCACTCGCCGACGTGACCTTCGAAGTGGAACAGGGGCGGACTCTCATCATTCTCGGCGGAAGCGGCTCGGGCAAATCCACGATCCTCAAGCTCGTCCTCGGCCTGATCAAGCCCCACTCGGGAGTGGTCGAGGTCGAAGGCGTGGACATAAGCCGAATGCGTGAGTCGGAGCTGATGGACGTACGCGCCGATATCGGGATGGTTTTCCAGGAAGGCGCGCTCTTCGACTCTCTCACCGTCGCCGAGAACGTCGGCTTCCGACTTCGGGAGCACGAGGAGTTGAGTGAGGAGGAGTTCGAGCGGCGCGTGCAACGCATGCTCGCCGTCGTGGAGCTGGGCGAATTTTACGATCGAATGCCGTCGGAGTTGTCGGGTGGCCAGAGACGTCGCGTCGCCGTGGCCCGGGCAATGGCCCACGGGCCCGAGTTGATCCTCTACGACGAGCCGACCACGGGACTCGACCCGATTACCGGATCCACGATTTGCGACCTGATCGTGAAGTTGCGCGATCTCGGAGGCGTCACCTCAGTCCTGGTGACCCACCAGCTCCGCGATGCGTTTCAGGTCGCCCAGAGCTACGCCATAACCAAGAACGGCGACGTCGAATTCGGCCGAGTAACCGACATCGAAAAACTGGAAGGCACTGAGTTTCT
It contains:
- a CDS encoding ATP-binding cassette domain-containing protein, whose product is MPATVIAFRNVDYAYPGTDDLALADVTFEVEQGRTLIILGGSGSGKSTILKLVLGLIKPHSGVVEVEGVDISRMRESELMDVRADIGMVFQEGALFDSLTVAENVGFRLREHEELSEEEFERRVQRMLAVVELGEFYDRMPSELSGGQRRRVAVARAMAHGPELILYDEPTTGLDPITGSTICDLIVKLRDLGGVTSVLVTHQLRDAFQVAQSYAITKNGDVEFGRVTDIEKLEGTEFLVLNRGRIVFRGLQRELFTTDEPYVRQFMNGHVQAYGR